The proteins below come from a single Acaryochloris sp. CCMEE 5410 genomic window:
- the sufD gene encoding Fe-S cluster assembly protein SufD: MTVEVNPEAVATLSAAAQDRQAYLTHLLAQRPNPKGLEKVRASALSIIQERGLPSNRDEDWRFTDLSGLYKTAFTAPTAASLSLEEIAPFILAEAPVRLVFVNGWFAPDLSEIDNLPAGLSVSTLADAGNLPELGQQPGMTEVFTALNTASFADVAVLRIAKNQVIEAPIHLLYLTTGDTPIVTSPRGLVVAEANSAATLIEEYTAVKTASYFTNAVTEVSLGQNAQLHHYRIQREAKTAFHIGTTAVSQDRDSRYALTSLSLGGQMSRHNPVVVPTAEQTDTTLNGLTLAVDQQVADTHSDLSFTSPHCTAQQLHKCIVDNLARAVFNGRVFVPKLAQQTNASQLSRNLLLSAKARVDTKPQLEIIADDVKCAHGATVSQLDDEEVFYLQSRGLDRNSACDLLVEGFAAEIIDQLPIAEQRQTLLNAVLSQIR, from the coding sequence ATGACCGTAGAAGTAAACCCCGAAGCCGTCGCAACCCTTTCCGCGGCAGCCCAGGATCGGCAAGCCTATTTGACCCATCTTCTCGCTCAGCGGCCCAACCCGAAGGGACTAGAAAAAGTGCGAGCAAGTGCCCTCAGCATCATTCAAGAGCGAGGCCTGCCCAGTAACCGGGATGAGGACTGGCGATTTACAGATCTATCGGGTCTGTACAAAACTGCTTTTACTGCTCCTACTGCTGCGTCGCTCTCCCTAGAAGAGATTGCCCCCTTTATCTTGGCAGAAGCCCCGGTACGGCTGGTGTTTGTGAATGGCTGGTTTGCTCCTGATTTATCTGAGATCGACAACTTACCTGCTGGATTAAGCGTCAGTACCTTAGCCGATGCAGGCAATCTACCTGAGCTGGGTCAGCAACCGGGCATGACGGAAGTCTTTACGGCTCTCAATACCGCTAGCTTTGCCGATGTTGCCGTATTACGCATTGCTAAAAATCAGGTGATTGAAGCGCCCATCCATCTGCTGTATTTGACCACAGGGGATACACCGATCGTCACCTCGCCTCGGGGGCTGGTGGTAGCTGAAGCCAATAGCGCAGCCACTTTAATAGAAGAATATACGGCGGTCAAAACAGCGTCCTACTTTACGAATGCGGTGACGGAAGTGAGCCTGGGGCAAAATGCGCAGCTTCACCACTATCGGATTCAGCGAGAGGCAAAAACAGCTTTTCATATCGGTACAACGGCGGTGTCTCAGGATCGCGATAGTCGCTATGCATTAACTAGCCTCAGCCTAGGGGGACAGATGTCTCGCCATAACCCCGTGGTGGTGCCTACAGCGGAACAGACGGATACTACTCTCAATGGATTGACCTTAGCGGTGGATCAGCAGGTGGCCGACACCCATTCTGATCTATCCTTTACAAGTCCCCACTGTACAGCTCAGCAGTTGCATAAGTGCATCGTCGATAATCTTGCCCGGGCGGTGTTTAATGGCCGAGTGTTTGTGCCCAAACTGGCTCAACAGACTAATGCCAGCCAGCTCAGCCGCAATTTGTTGCTGTCGGCCAAGGCGCGGGTGGACACCAAACCGCAGCTAGAAATTATTGCCGATGACGTTAAGTGCGCCCACGGAGCCACAGTTAGTCAGCTGGACGATGAAGAAGTCTTTTATCTACAGAGCCGGGGGTTAGACCGCAATAGCGCTTGCGATTTGCTGGTGGAAGGGTTTGCGGCGGAAATTATTGATCAATTGCCCATTGCTGAACAGCGCCAGACTTTGCTGAACGCTGTGTTGTCCCAAATACGTTAG
- the sufC gene encoding Fe-S cluster assembly ATPase SufC translates to MIIDNSDVILSVRNLTADVDGTPILKGLNLEIKAGEIHAIMGPNGSGKSTFSKVLAGHPAYTVTGGEVIYKGQNLLELEPEERSRSGVFLAFQYPLEIPGVSNLDFLRVSFNSKRQHEGLEELDAFDFDDLVRERLDVVKMDPAFLDRSVNEGFSGGEKKRNEILQMALLEPTLAILDETDSGLDIDALKIVANGVNQLAKPENATLMITHYQRLLDYIVPDFVHVMAEGKILTTGGKELAQELEAKGYDWVKAEDVAEVAV, encoded by the coding sequence GTGATTATTGACAATAGCGACGTGATTCTGTCGGTCCGTAATTTGACGGCCGATGTGGATGGAACTCCGATTCTGAAGGGGTTAAATCTGGAAATTAAGGCGGGAGAAATCCATGCCATTATGGGTCCGAATGGATCGGGAAAAAGTACCTTCTCAAAGGTATTGGCCGGGCATCCCGCCTATACGGTCACTGGCGGCGAGGTCATTTACAAAGGGCAGAATCTACTGGAACTAGAACCAGAAGAACGGTCCCGCTCCGGTGTATTTCTCGCCTTTCAATATCCCTTAGAAATTCCTGGGGTGAGTAATCTGGACTTCCTGCGGGTGTCCTTTAATTCCAAGCGTCAGCATGAAGGTCTAGAAGAGCTAGATGCCTTTGATTTTGATGATTTGGTGCGGGAGCGCTTAGACGTGGTCAAAATGGACCCGGCCTTCCTGGATCGCAGTGTCAATGAAGGCTTCTCTGGTGGTGAAAAGAAGCGCAACGAAATTTTGCAGATGGCCCTCCTAGAACCGACTTTGGCGATCCTGGATGAAACGGATTCTGGCCTAGATATTGATGCCCTGAAGATTGTCGCCAATGGCGTTAACCAACTGGCTAAACCTGAAAACGCCACCTTAATGATTACCCATTATCAGCGCTTGCTGGACTATATTGTTCCTGACTTTGTGCATGTGATGGCCGAGGGCAAAATTTTGACCACGGGTGGTAAGGAACTGGCCCAAGAGTTGGAAGCCAAAGGCTACGACTGGGTGAAAGCAGAAGATGTGGCTGAGGTGGCAGTCTAA
- the sufB gene encoding Fe-S cluster assembly protein SufB — MTASVENLVNQPYKYGFVTDIEVETIPKGLSEDVIRLISAKKEEPAFMLEFRLKAYRQWLKMKEPTWPHVNYPAIDYQDITYYSAPKEQEKKKSLDDVDPALLETFDKLGIPLSEQKRLSNVAVDAVFDSVSVATTFREQLAKEGVIFCSISEALKDFPDLVEKYLGSVVPINDNFFSALNSAVFSDGSFVYIPKGVKCPMELSTYFRINTEGAGQFERTLIIAEEGSQVSYLEGCTAPMFDTNQLHAAVVELVALDDADIKYSTVQNWYAGDENGKGGIYNFVTKRGLCAGKNSKISWTQVETGSAITWKYPSCVLVGDNSVGEFYSVALTNNKQQADTGTKMIHVGKNTRSTIISKGISAGRSQNSYRGLVRMGPKADGSRNYSQCDSMLIGSDAEANTFPYIQVQNNNTKVEHEASTSKIGEDQLFYFAQRGISVEDAVSMMISGFCQDVFNQLPMEFAVEADRLLSLKLEGSVG, encoded by the coding sequence ATGACCGCATCCGTTGAGAATCTGGTTAATCAACCCTACAAATACGGCTTTGTCACGGATATTGAAGTTGAAACTATTCCCAAGGGACTGAGCGAAGATGTGATTCGCTTGATCTCTGCCAAAAAGGAAGAACCGGCTTTTATGCTGGAGTTTCGGCTCAAGGCCTATCGCCAATGGCTAAAAATGAAGGAGCCCACTTGGCCCCACGTCAACTATCCGGCCATCGATTACCAAGACATCACCTACTACTCTGCTCCTAAAGAGCAGGAAAAGAAAAAGAGTTTGGATGATGTGGATCCGGCGCTGCTAGAAACCTTCGATAAACTTGGCATTCCCTTATCAGAGCAAAAGCGACTCAGTAATGTGGCTGTAGATGCGGTCTTTGATAGCGTCTCTGTGGCCACCACCTTTAGAGAGCAGCTAGCCAAAGAAGGGGTGATCTTCTGCTCCATTTCTGAAGCCCTCAAGGATTTTCCCGATTTGGTGGAGAAATATTTGGGAAGCGTAGTACCCATTAACGACAATTTCTTCTCTGCCCTCAACTCGGCAGTCTTTAGTGATGGCTCTTTTGTGTACATTCCTAAGGGTGTGAAATGCCCCATGGAACTGTCCACTTATTTCCGCATTAATACCGAAGGGGCGGGACAGTTTGAGCGCACCCTGATTATTGCTGAAGAAGGCAGCCAGGTCAGCTATTTAGAAGGTTGTACCGCACCCATGTTCGATACCAATCAGCTCCACGCAGCGGTGGTAGAGCTGGTGGCCTTGGATGACGCCGATATCAAATACTCCACAGTCCAGAACTGGTATGCAGGTGACGAGAACGGCAAAGGCGGTATCTATAACTTTGTGACCAAACGGGGCCTATGCGCGGGTAAGAACTCCAAGATTTCCTGGACCCAGGTAGAGACGGGGTCAGCAATTACCTGGAAATATCCCAGCTGTGTGTTGGTGGGTGACAACTCAGTGGGTGAGTTTTACTCTGTAGCCCTGACTAACAATAAACAGCAGGCCGATACGGGCACCAAAATGATCCATGTGGGCAAAAATACCCGCAGCACGATTATTTCCAAGGGCATTTCTGCAGGTCGCTCTCAAAATAGCTATCGCGGTTTGGTGCGGATGGGGCCGAAGGCCGATGGCTCCCGCAATTACTCCCAGTGTGATTCCATGCTGATTGGCAGTGATGCCGAGGCCAATACTTTTCCCTACATCCAGGTGCAAAACAACAATACAAAAGTGGAGCATGAAGCCTCCACCTCCAAGATTGGAGAAGACCAACTCTTCTACTTTGCCCAGCGGGGAATTTCCGTAGAAGATGCGGTATCGATGATGATTAGCGGCTTCTGTCAGGATGTGTTTAATCAACTGCCGATGGAATTTGCCGTGGAAGCCGATCGGCTCTTAAGCCTGAAGCTAGAAGGAAGTGTGGGATAA
- the sufR gene encoding iron-sulfur cluster biosynthesis transcriptional regulator SufR: MNTASSTKQDILQHLLKQGQANTHELAEQLQVTPQAIRRHLKDLESEGLILFESVHAGTGRPKHMYQLSRAGRDRFPDHHDTFAIDLLDTLSETVGKDQMRVILRKQWERKALEYQQKLGPGTLAERVAKLVKLREAEGYMAEYYPIPEDADPMKATRFILTEYNCAISQVAETFPSVCDNELEMFAIALKDCQVERTHWLVNGEHRCGYLIEAD; encoded by the coding sequence GTGAACACCGCCTCTTCCACAAAACAAGATATCCTTCAGCATTTGCTCAAGCAGGGGCAAGCCAATACCCATGAACTAGCAGAGCAGCTACAGGTGACGCCCCAAGCCATTCGCCGTCATCTCAAAGACCTAGAATCAGAAGGACTTATTCTATTTGAGAGCGTCCATGCAGGTACTGGACGCCCCAAACATATGTATCAGTTGAGTCGAGCGGGGCGCGATCGCTTCCCAGATCACCACGATACCTTTGCGATCGATTTACTCGATACCCTCTCAGAAACCGTTGGTAAAGACCAAATGCGGGTGATTCTCCGCAAACAGTGGGAGCGCAAAGCCCTGGAATATCAACAAAAATTAGGCCCTGGTACCTTAGCAGAACGGGTAGCCAAGCTAGTGAAGCTGCGGGAAGCCGAGGGTTATATGGCTGAATACTACCCGATTCCCGAAGATGCTGACCCTATGAAAGCGACGCGGTTTATCCTCACGGAATATAATTGCGCGATTTCTCAGGTGGCTGAGACCTTTCCAAGCGTGTGTGACAATGAGCTGGAAATGTTTGCCATTGCCCTGAAAGACTGCCAGGTGGAACGCACCCACTGGCTAGTTAACGGTGAGCATCGCTGTGGGTATTTGATTGAAGCAGATTAG
- a CDS encoding bifunctional 2-polyprenyl-6-hydroxyphenol methylase/3-demethylubiquinol 3-O-methyltransferase UbiG, protein MPVQGYDMFYKTFVDNKNEISVANKLRRQRFQIFMDMIEGLDRPIQVLDIGGRPGFWEMMFSEFDIKDDLFITLVNIEKHNISSTNIQSVTGDARDLSQFADQQFDIVFSNSTIEHVGDYDDQHRMAQEVKRLGKRYFIQTPNKFFPIEPHFAFPLFQFLPVSMRAWLAHNFAMGWRTNPIEDYQAAVDEVSSIRLLSQNEFQNLFPESNIYQEKYLGLNKSFVAYTQTANYRATNLVNV, encoded by the coding sequence ATGCCTGTGCAAGGGTATGACATGTTCTATAAAACATTCGTAGATAATAAAAATGAAATCTCGGTAGCGAATAAGCTGCGTCGCCAAAGATTCCAGATTTTCATGGATATGATTGAGGGACTTGATCGCCCCATTCAAGTCCTTGATATAGGTGGTAGGCCAGGATTTTGGGAAATGATGTTCTCTGAGTTCGATATCAAGGATGATCTGTTTATCACTTTAGTTAATATTGAGAAACACAATATTTCATCAACCAATATTCAATCAGTAACGGGTGATGCTAGGGACTTATCTCAGTTTGCTGACCAACAATTCGATATTGTTTTCTCCAATTCCACCATCGAACATGTTGGAGATTATGATGATCAACACCGTATGGCACAGGAAGTTAAGCGCTTAGGAAAGCGATACTTTATTCAAACTCCCAATAAATTCTTCCCGATTGAACCTCATTTTGCTTTTCCACTATTTCAATTTCTGCCGGTTTCAATGCGAGCATGGCTTGCCCATAATTTTGCGATGGGTTGGCGCACAAATCCCATTGAGGACTATCAAGCTGCTGTAGATGAAGTAAGTAGTATTCGTCTATTGTCTCAGAATGAATTTCAAAATCTTTTCCCTGAGTCTAATATCTATCAAGAGAAGTATCTGGGGTTAAATAAGTCGTTTGTTGCTTATACCCAGACCGCTAACTATAGGGCCACAAATCTGGTTAATGTTTAA